A stretch of DNA from Brachyhypopomus gauderio isolate BG-103 chromosome 7, BGAUD_0.2, whole genome shotgun sequence:
TTTGCCAAAGTCTATCTTAAATTTCTGCTCAGTGCCATTTCTTGCGGCGTAAAAATGGTGACCAGCTGCTGGCCCTGCTGCCTGAGGTCGGTCCGGTCCAGCTCGGCGCCGTAGCGTACTTCAGGCCCCTCTCTCCATGACGCCAGCACCTGGGCCAGAACTGCTCTGAATCTATAGAGCTCTGGCTATGAGTCACTTGGCTTGAGGAGTGGGATCTCCTAGCAGCTACTGTAGATGATCGTGCGCTGAGTTCTCCAGCACGTTCCTCACTGCGCTTGTCACGCTCCCTTCATGGTCTTCATGGACCTTAAGCTCTACTACAGCTAGAAGAAAAGATATAAGGGCTATGTTTATATACCAAGAACACACCGAGTGCGTTTCCCTCATTTATAACCTTCACAATGACCCTATCAACACGTCCTTTTCTTAAAACGTCAGGAGAACCGTCCGCTGGTTCTCTTACTGCTCCTGCCGACACTTTGATCTCCTGCAGTCTTGTGTGACACAAATCGCCTTTGTTACCTGTGCTGCTGCCACAGCCCCAGATCTCCTGTTCTGCTCATGCCAGGAATCTGCTGGAGGTGCGCGTGTTTCCAACCCCACGCCCAGGGACTCCGGTGGGACGGCTCGCTAGCTCAGCTCATGTttttatcaggagaggaggcgtGAGGAATGTGTCATTCCGCGTGCTCCACTCTTTTCCCAAGGGCTCCCTTCTAAAAGTCCTGCGTAGCGGTGTGGACTGCTAAGCTTCTAGACCGTTTGAGGGTTAGCTGTGCCACGTGCGGCCTGTTACTAGACACGCTCTTGAGGAAGACACGAGGAGCCGCGGTGTTATTGGCCAGAAAAGAAGGTGCTCATTTATATGCGAAATACGAACCAATACTAGCCACCCCAACCCCTCAGGATTTTAAATATGGCTGCAACGTAGTACCAAAGTCTGGTCAATTAAATGAAGAAGTATGTTAATGGGTATATACCTCTTTTGGCTTTATTTATCTTTACTAGAAGGCAATGGGCAACTCTAAGAGGAATGCTTTATCGTATCCAGCAGATCAATGCAGAAAAGAGTAATTTCCAGCTAGGGTTAGTGGTAAATAGCTTTAATTGCCATTGACTTCAGCACACTGATTCAGCAAATAATCTGCTGCTACAGATTCAGACACAACTGTAGGACttggacagatagacagactATCCAAATTTATGCAACTCTTTTTAGATGCAGGCATCACCAACATCAATAATAATGACAATATGtacacaaatacaaataaaaataacgTTTTAGCTGCagtaaaatgcaaaaaaaaaacatttcaaacaaaaCTAATTAAACAAGGGAGTAGAATAAAACATTTACAACTGTCAGAGCGCTGATTATCTGAATTTGCACTAATGTTATTAGAATATAGTGGATGTTGCCATTTAGTAAATCCAGTGAGACGCTAATGCTAAACGTTGTTTGATAAAATTTAAACAAATTGAGTGTATAAAAATCTGTGGGAGAACTTCGCCCTCTAGTGGTGAAAAGGACGTGAAACCGCTCAGAGACGCTGAAGCGAATGAGTGACGATTTTATGCGGTAGGTCATGGCCACACTCTGCCGTGTGATATGATGGTGTAGAGATCGAGCTGTAGACGAAGCTTTAAAAATGTAGCCAGAAAAGTTAATAGCACTGAGGTGACAGGCGGCCGTGATCTGGTGCTCAGGCAAGCGTGTCTAatgataagtgtgtgtgcgtgcgtgtgtgcgtccTTTCTCTCTGTCAGGGACCAAGGGTCAAGATTGATGGTGCACACCTAGAGGAAAATCTAATAATACTAGATAAGAAATTAGCCAAAAAGCAGAAAGGGCTCATCAGGATCACGGACCAGGCACCTCTTAAAGATCGCAGATATCAGACAAGTCATGAAATTAATGTGTTTCTCTTGCTCCTTTATCTCATGTCAACACATGTGACAAACTCTAGTAACCCTTACCAGCAGGGTGCTGAACACTAATTGTCTGTCAAATTCAGTTAATCTCAAAAATATTTCATTACCACTTGGTCTTTAATAACCTTATGCCCTTAATGGGACAGATAGAAATAATTCCATTCTCAAATGGATTCAGTAATTGATGACTTTACTTCATGTGGTTTCTGACTTCTTTTCATATTTTATAATTCCATTTACTGTAATGAGTTATTTGTTGATAAATAAATATGCACGGTTGGAGTAAATTAGATCTCATTCAAGACCTCATTTGGCTATATTACACTGTAGCTATATGAATTCCTCTCCCCTGGATCCTGTAGACAGCTGCAAAGTGAGTGGTTCGAGAATGTAATTCCTGGTTAGCTGACCTCCTATAGGGTTAAAATATAATGCAGTTTTTTTATATCACAGTAAAAATAGCAGTCATGTTAATCTGTTTATTGTGAGTGGTTGTGTGATATGCAGTGTATCTCTATCTGAACACAACAGAGCCCTACTGTGTTAGTCTCTTGTACGTCAGCTGAAGGGGCTACGCTATGGTACAGGTCTTTCTGTGAAGGAATGTAAAACATGCAaatacacagacagagagagacagagactttAGAAATTGTAGTGAAGCAGAAATTTGATGTTTCAGGGATCCGTCATCGACTGTGGAAGTAAAGTGCTTGTGAACTGGTGGACTATGAACCAGTTTATATATGTTTAAATCAGTTTAAATCAGAAAAATCATTCCACGGGGTTACATAACTCCACAAGTGTAGATCATTTTGAGTTTCCTAATTTCcgtgctgccatagcaacagctGGCAATGCAAATGGATATGTCATTAGTACATTGTCCATTACTATTAAAATGCCTTGACACTGGAAATGACACATCTTTATTCCTGAGGGTCTAAGGGGGCTCAGAAAACCAATCAGAAAGGCCTCTCTTGGTTTCTCTCATTTAAAGTTGATGACATCTCTGATGACGTAATGCAGTAGACATCTCCCAGAGTAATGCATCAGGaagaattatatttttttatacaatAAAGATATCAATACAaggggcggcatggtggtgtggtggttagcactgtcgcctcacagcaaggcggtctggattcgattctcggtctgggctgctctgtgtggagtttgcatgttctccctgtgcctgcatgggtttcctctgggtactccggtttcctcccacagtccaaagacatgcatgttaggttaattgatcactctaaattgcccgtaggtgtgagtgtgtgtgttggccatgcggtggactggcgacctgcccatggtgtaccctgccttcacctggagatgctgggattggctccagcccccctgagaccccgactagtgggattaagcggttcagataatggatggatggatggatatcaATACATTCATTACTGGAAACGGCCTAATCCTAACAGcattacatgtgtgtttgtgatggctGGGGTTAGATTCTTCTTTTGTGTCTAACATAGTCCTTGAAACAAACAGGATCTATTCTATTCGTTGATGTCTATTTGCTACATCTGATTAAACGGTTTTCTCAAGTGAGCTGTCTGGCACCTTCTCAGAGTCAGTCCATAAGTCAACGTTCTCAATACTCAAGCTGAATAGTCTCATGATCCTCTTCCCACTGCATTCAAGAACCAGAGAATTGCCTTTGACCTCAACCACAAGGTAAGGACCTGGTTTGAAATAGCAGAACTGCTCGCTTTGCTTAGCTTGCTGGGACAACACCTTGTCCCCCTCCTGAACTGTcctcctgtctctgtcctgtTCCTTTTAGACAGCATCTCGGAGTAAGACTACACCATCTTGAGGCTCAGGTTCAGGTGGTGTGCTGGGTGGTATATTTGGGGGTTTGGTGCATATTTGATGTGTTCTGCTGGACTCCTACCAGTGACATAATGCGGGCTGGTTCTGTAGTTCTGCAGAAACATGTGCAGCTCTCTATGCCAGTTGTGCCTTTCTGCACAAGCTGCATGAATTGCTTTACAGATGGTCCTTTTCTTTCCATCTCGCCCATCTGCTTGTAATTCACCTGTGACGGCTCCTGTTCTCATGAAGAACATCGTAGGACTCACAGGAGGCGAACTGCTTCCCATTACCAGAGACCATTGTTTCCAGCAATCCATGAGAAGCAAATGTTTCTGACAGGTGCTCGACAACACTGAAAGTTGCAGTGCTTTTAAGCGACATTCACCCATATAGGTGTCAGTTGTAACAAGCCGATTCTCTCCTGACGAGAAGGATCCTTACGTATCTACAACCACAATTTGCCATGGTTTAACTGGCAGCTCTGCCATGGTTTAACTGGCATGTCTGTCTGCACTGTTGGTGGTGGGTTTAAAGGAGCAGTGGTCAGCTGGCATACAGAGCACGACTGAACTAACTCTTCTGCCTCACCATCCACACACGACCACCAAACCTTTGTGCTGAACCGCTGTTTCATTTTGACGATTCCCTGGTGATAGGGTCTTTCCCCAATGATAAGGCCCATTTCCATGAAGCCTGGGGCACAACAATACGACATCCTCCCAGGATCATATATTACACACGTCGCATCAACTTGGCCACAGGGCTATCTCTAGCCAATGGCTCCTCCAATTCCTGTGGAGTAAATGCTTATGGCACTGCAGAAACAGATGTGGTCATGGATCAAACAAAGGCGAAAGTGGAGGATTATATATAGCCGTTCTGTCATCGTTGCCAAGCCGGGGAGAAAATGTGCACAATAGTTGATAAGGCACAAGAAGCTCTTCACCTCTGCAGTACTCTGGAGCTGGCCCGTGTCCCTGACTGCCTGCACAGTCCTCGTGGCCCATGAATTCCATTCCAGGCGTCCTGAAGGAACACCTTTCCCTGCACAGCATGGCGAGCTCTTCTCATTGGTCATCAGGTAGGCCCCGCCCTACAAATGTCTCTTTGAATGAAACCCAAGACACCTCCCGGGGCCTCAACAGTCACACCTATAGCATCCCAGGCTCAACACCCTACAAGCTCACTTACAAACCAAGCACACCTCTTACACACTATGCCACTACCAAACACAACCATATCTTACGCACTATAACAAACGACCCGTCCCAGCCCCTAGGGCCTTACCCAGACCCACTGGTATCATTAATGCATGCTCAGTGCCACCAGATCCCTGCGGCTGCACTGATTTGGGATCTGCTGTTGTCGTCCACTGGTTGACTGAGATCTGGATGAAAGCCCTTTGGGTATCCAGGTGTTTGAGTCGTATTCTTTCTTGTACTTGATCCACGCAGCAGCTGGGTTGGTCTGTCTGGTCTTGGAGTCCTGGTGAATCGCTCTATATTATAGCAGGTGTTGCATTGAACCTTTGGTGTTGTTACCGATTCCCTCGTGTACTTTGAAAAATAAAGTCCAGACATTATGTGTATGTAAAGAAAACTTAAAAAAACATTGTAAGTCATAAACTcacaaaatatatatgtattccTCTATTTCTATAGTTTTATGTGTTAAATATTATTGGAAACATTAGTAATAAAGGGAGCTGTTCATGGTTATTCATGATTTTCCTCATTCCCAAGGGTCTTCACCCGGAAATACAGAGGTAAGACTGTGAGTCTCTGGGAACTATAGATTGTTGAAATGAAATCTGTTTGTCATCAGGGTCTTTCCAGACAAAGGTGGATATGGAAGTTGGTctatcacatacatacacaaacacccacatagagagagagagagagagagagagagagagagaaagagagagagaatggacaCAGGTCATCACTGAATGTTCCACTCGTGCATACAGGATGGATCAAGGGGAGTGTTGCACCTCTCCCACTTCTTAAAAATGTCAGGGATTGAATTTATTACGCATttatcatcccccccccccccccccccccccaaggtcAGACCTATCACACCAGAGGACAAAACCCCCACAGATCCCTGAATTTGTGAGTCATATTATAGTGCATCATGGAACACGACCCTTTGGGAATTACCCCAGATCAAATTTTAATTCAAACATCTCATGTCAGGGCAGGTTTTGGAAATCAAAACTAAGTCACAGAATGAGTGGTCTGCAGCTTTAGCAATACACCCATTAGGCACAAGGTAAATATGTGCTAATATGTAGTATTTATATTTAGGTTTTGCTCACAGGTCTTACGCGTGTTCAAGGATTGCATGGACATGACAGAGTTGATACTGAGACTGATGCTTCTGTGGTTTACTGTAAAAGGTAAGCAAGGTTCACTGTTTTTTCCACTGTGATAAACAGATCAATCAGTGACCCTGGTCCTGTTGCCAATGTTTTAGTGTATTGAGATCAATTTCTGCTCTCAATTTTGATCCAGTGAATTTCCATAGTAAGCCATGTCTTTTAACTATTATGAACCTAGACGGCACCAACGATATACTCTTACAGTAAGAATATAGTAGGGACATTTTCAGAAAGGTGTATTTTCTTTCGATGAGACATTAGACTAACTTTACCCTGCATTTAACACATTGGCCAACGGTAGTCGTGCGTCTGTTGGCGTGGGCTCTTCGTCTCATTTGTCAGCCATATCTTTGATGGAAATCTCAACCACAGGATTCCCTGAAGCGTCCAGGAAGGCTTGTgcgttttaaaaaataaacctTGGCCGTCTTTGAGTtaaccaaaccccccccccccccctccccttccctgACCCACAGCCCTGGAGCTGCGGTCCCCCCCGGCGCGGCCGCTCGCCATGCCGTGCGTGTACGACTACGAGGTCCACGGCGGTATCCAGCAGCTGTCCCTGCAGTGGCACAGCCCCGCCGCCCGGCTGCTCTGTAACTTCATCAAACACAAGGCCTACCGCAACTGCACGGCCGGCTACTCGGTGCTCTACGCGCCCGGCAACGCCACGCTCGTCATCGACAGCGTGAAGGAAGAGGACTACGGCAAGCACGTGTGCACCGTCAGCAAGCACCATGATTTCCTAGACTACATCATCTACATCATGAGAGCCATAGGTGGGCAGGCCGACGTACTTATTTTGTCTTTATGCAACGTAATGTGTTTTGTAATCAGACGTGAAGTGTTCTTGAGATATGGTTCATAAATCATGTTTACACTGTTGTCCAGAATCATCCACCAGTCCGCCAGCAGCCAAGGGGGAACATTCAGGTATGTTTTTAATACTCATAAGGATCCCCGCTAGTCCTGGCTATGTCAAAACAAGTGCATAATTAAGGAGTCTCGTACATATAACCGTATGAGAACGAGGCAGTGGTGAATAATGCAGGACTGGCTGACAGTGATTCTGAGGtttactgttgtgtttttccCCTGAGGTTGCGCACGAAATCATCTCTTCCTGCTCGGATGCAGCTTGTTTGTATCCGTCTTTGGGTGCTGAGGGGAAACTGTTCATCACCATAACCAAAGGTTACAGTAACTATGAAACTATTCATTAACATTTAATTAGAGTCAGTGCTAGAGTCGGACTCATGAAAGTCTAAAGACATTTTGGTTTGTTAACTCTTTCTCGCATGGCAAAATGTAGTTTATTATTTTTGAATACAAATCAACGTGTTTTCCTAATTACTGTACTTGCGCAGAttgaccagcaggtggcagaaTATACATTTCCACTAGTATCTGATCACGGTAAATCGGCCATAATAAATTACAACTTCAGGTACAGAATTTACTTTGTGATGTTTTTATTGTTCACACGCGTGTTATTCCCTCGttttaaatgaaaagaaaaaactgtGATTACAACACACCACGATGGGCAGTTAGATAGATGATTGCAAAGGAGAGATGTGGCATGGGCTGCCACAAACGTTAAACATTTACGACACACAGAGCGGGCAtaaccacacacatcacacgtaATGCAAAACTCACCATTACAAAGCATTACACAGACCAAGAGAACCATGATTGCGAACACCACGTAGAACACATTAAAATGGAGTTGTGTGCATATTAACAGCCAAGGTGAAACTTCTGTGATCTCGTGATGATATAAAGAGCCTAAATAAAGGCTCTGGACTCtggactgtctgtgtgtgtgtggagtctttTGTCATCCCCAGGGAAATTCCACTTCAGGCCATGGAGCCAGGACTTCAGATGAAATTTAGCCAGTGACTGTCCAAAACCAAAGTGAAATTGAGCCCTCTAGAGGAGATATGAGGAAGTACATGTGCCCTGACCATAGACTGTATGTGCATATGGTCTATGGACCAGAAACGTCTGGCAGACTGCTGGGACGTGCCTTTCGATCCATGAGGGTGTGTCTTTGAGGCCATGCATGAAAATGTTGACGTAGCCTACCTTATGTCTTTAAGATCATGAATGGACACAGATGTgtcttttactcaattacagttAGTTTAGGTTtaaggttggggttagggttagtctaTATTTGGACTAAAAATTACATCCATCCGTTACACTGACAGACCCATCCAATCTGTAGTCTGCATACAGACCTTCCTTTACCATACAGGAGCCCAGGTGTATAGTGTAGACTCTGAGACTAGTATCCAACTTGTAAATCCCTTAATGTTTGAAGTTGAACACATATATGAGCAGGAACATGAGAAAGTCAAGGGAGAACTGGACACAAGGTATTTGTCAGAGACAAAGACTTACTGCTCACTGTTGCTTCAGACAACCAGCATACACACTGACACCTCGTGTCACTGCCAGTCCAATTCactgtgtgcgtgcacgtgtgtgtgtgtgtgtgtgtgtgtgtgtgtgtgtgtgtttgtgtgtgtgcactgcagtGAAGTACAGGGAAAATAAAGTATTACTGAAACTGTGATTTGGAAAGTATATTGTGCCGTAGTGCACAAGGCTAACGTGCTATTTGCGGTGTGACAGCTCAGACAACCACACGCGTCCTTTAGTGCGCTTGTCTGCATAGGTATAATGCATGTTAGGGTGCTTCTGCTGGTAATATAATACTTTGAATATGCACAGGGAGATATAAAGTGCAGAGAGTGCTGCCTCCTAACTACAAAGATAAGAATGGCTCTTCCCTTCTGCTGCAGCCATATGCCACGGTGTGGTCTAATTCCTCCAGTTGTTTTAACTGGTCTTAGAACCGTTTCTGCACCACCGCAGAAGAAGAAACGACATATAAACACCTCATACAGACCTTAGGCATTCTGTATCTCACACGCTTGTGGGCGTGGATGTTCATTTGAGACTTTGTTGTGAGGATTTAAACACAACCCTGTAACAATGGTTAGATATCCACGAGGATGCAAGCAAGGAAGAAGCTTGTGATCTCATCAAACGATGGGATTATAAATCAGCACGCAAGCTTACAGCAGCTACGTGGTCATAAGCAGCATCACACTGCCCTGATCAGGTTCATATGTAAACTGTGTCCCACGAACATTTAATTAAAGTTCACGTAGGACTATCACAAAAGGTCTACCTGCATTAGGTCTAGAAATTCATGATAAAACGTGAAAAAATGTCTATGAACAGCATTTGAGAAAGCAAAGCCTGAACAAACATTACTTAGGCGTTTTTTCATAATTTTAGACACTATGCTGCCACGACAAATAACCGAAAACAAGTTTATTATGGCTAATAGGGTGTGGCCGTGTGAAGGAAAGCGCCGGAGACGCATAATTGGGTCCCCGGATGTTACCTGGGCTGTCGGAGCAGCTGATTGGTCCGTTAGATCACAGCGTTATTACATGGGTTAGGATGTTACCTGGGCTGTCGGACCAGCTGATTGGTCCGTTGGATCACAGCGTTATTACACGGGTTAGGATGTTACCTGGGCTGTCGGAGCAGCTGATTGGTCCGTTAGATCATAGCGGTATTACACGCAGAGTCGGAGCGCAAAGACGGCAGCGTTCTCGCCAGAGAGAGCACGAGCGTCTCCACTTTCCCTCACTCCCGATTCTTATAGCAAAACTGTTATTTGTAGAAACATTTTCATCTCCTCGCGTCGACATGGACTGTCGGAAAGTAGGTAGAGTTCTTTTTGTAAAACTTTCGTGGTTATAATTGTATAGCTTTCAAGAACTTTTCGGCTCGACGTGTTAATTGTGGGGTAATTTTCATGTTTTTGGTTGATTTATTGATGGTTGCGGTGAATGAGGCGTCGTGTAACGGACTGTGTCAGATGCGATGTTGTGTTTGCAGCCTACACATCCCGGTGTGAGCAGCAGATATTACACCTGCAGCTGCCCTTATATAATAGTCCAGAGGTGTCCTGTATTGTTGAA
This window harbors:
- the LOC143518176 gene encoding uncharacterized protein LOC143518176, which translates into the protein MDMTELILRLMLLWFTVKALELRSPPARPLAMPCVYDYEVHGGIQQLSLQWHSPAARLLCNFIKHKAYRNCTAGYSVLYAPGNATLVIDSVKEEDYGKHVCTVSKHHDFLDYIIYIMRAIESSTSPPAAKGEHSGCARNHLFLLGCSLFVSVFGC